Genomic DNA from Hymenobacter jejuensis:
TTGGTTTTGGGCTCGTGCGGAAATACATCGACGGCGGCGCCGCCCAAGTGGCCGGAGCGCAGAGCAGCCGCCAAAGCCGGCACATCCACCACGTGGCCGCGGGCATTGTTGAGGAAGAGTGCGCCGGGTTTCATCAGCGCAAATTCTTTGGCCCCAATAAGGTTGGTGTTGTCCTTGCGGCCATCGACGTGCAGCGTCACCACGTCCACCTGCTGGAGCAGCTCTTGCAGCGTGCGGCACTTCACGGCGTTGCCGAGCTGGAGCTTTTCGGCCACGTCATAATAGTAAACTTGCATGCCCACGGCTTCGGCCACCACCGAAAGCTGCGAGCCAATGTTGCCGTAGCCCACGATGCCAAGCTTCTTGCCGCGAATCTCAAACGAGCCCTTGGCCGACTTATCCCACTCGCCCTGGTGCATTTTGGGGTTCTTCTCCGGAATGCGGCGCGCCAACACAATGATCTCACCCAGAGCCAGTTCTACCACCGAGCGCGTGTTGGAAAACGGCGCATTAAATACCGGCACGCCCTTTTGCATGCAGCCCACCAGGTCGATCTGGTTGGTGCCGATGCAGAACGCACCCACCGCAATGAGGCGGTTGGCTGCTTCGAGCACGCGCGGCGTCACGTTGGTTTTGCTGCGAATGCCCAGGATGCTCACGCCTTCGATGCGCTCCACGAGCTCATCCTCGTCGAGGCCACCGGGCACACTTTCCACTTGGTAGCCTTCGGCGCGAAACAGTTCGGCCGCGCGGGCATCGGGGTTTTCGAGCAACAGTACGCGGATGCGGTTTTTGGGGTAAGAGAGCGTCATGGGAAGCTTGTTCTGGTACAAAAACTCGTCGAAAGTAGGCACAACTTCGTCGGCGCGGGCCACCACGGCGTCGCGGCTGACGTTTTCAGTGAAGGCGTAAAAGCGGTCGGCAAGGCCCGATTCGCGCATCTGGTAATCGGTGTAGCCATCGCCCATCACGTACACTTTGCCTTGCAGATCGAGGCGGCGGAGCTGCTCGATTTTGCCGCCGTCCTGGCTGAGCACGTTCTCGGGGTCGAAGCCCGTGATGCGGCCGTCGGCATCGTAGGTGAAGGTATTGGCCAGTACATGGTCGGCGTCGATGCCAAAATCGGCCACTACCGGCTCAATAAACTCCCGAAATCCGCTGCTGACGATGTACACGCGGCCCCGAAACTGCTCGAAAAAGCCCCGGTTGCGCACAATGCTGTCCGAAACCTTAGTTTTAAGTTGCTCCACGAGCAACGGCAAGTGCTCGCGGCGCGCGCTAAGCAGGCCCAGGCGGCGGCGCAGCGATTCGCTGAACGAGATCGAGCCGTTCATGCCGCTATCGGTGAGGGCGCGGATTTCGCCCACAATGCGTTCGCGATCGGGGTGGCCTTGCAGGGCAATGTCGGCCAGTTCGTCGAGACCTTCTACTTGCGTAAACGTGCTGTCGAAGTCGATGAGGAGGTAGGGGAGTTGCGGGTCGGCCATAGTGCGGGCAATATCGGACGGAATCGCCTGACCGCCGCATTAAAAATTACCGAACAGCCAACGCCTACCCGCAGCAGTAGACCGCTTTCGGTGCCGCGCAAGGCAGAATAGTTATAGAAAGTGCTTTTTCATAATTAATTGATTATCAGTATATTAATATTATAAACTGAACAATGACTCGTGAAAAAATCATGAAAACGAATTTCAAAAAACGGCCCGTTGCTGCCTTTGCTTCGTACAGACTAGCATCGATAACCTACTATCTCTACTTCTTATGAACAAGC
This window encodes:
- the serA gene encoding phosphoglycerate dehydrogenase; translation: MADPQLPYLLIDFDSTFTQVEGLDELADIALQGHPDRERIVGEIRALTDSGMNGSISFSESLRRRLGLLSARREHLPLLVEQLKTKVSDSIVRNRGFFEQFRGRVYIVSSGFREFIEPVVADFGIDADHVLANTFTYDADGRITGFDPENVLSQDGGKIEQLRRLDLQGKVYVMGDGYTDYQMRESGLADRFYAFTENVSRDAVVARADEVVPTFDEFLYQNKLPMTLSYPKNRIRVLLLENPDARAAELFRAEGYQVESVPGGLDEDELVERIEGVSILGIRSKTNVTPRVLEAANRLIAVGAFCIGTNQIDLVGCMQKGVPVFNAPFSNTRSVVELALGEIIVLARRIPEKNPKMHQGEWDKSAKGSFEIRGKKLGIVGYGNIGSQLSVVAEAVGMQVYYYDVAEKLQLGNAVKCRTLQELLQQVDVVTLHVDGRKDNTNLIGAKEFALMKPGALFLNNARGHVVDVPALAAALRSGHLGGAAVDVFPHEPKTNQEVFESELRGLPNVLITPHIGGSTAEAQRNIAEFVPERIMSYINTGNTQQSVNFPNIQLPQQQAHRLIHIHANVPGVLARINNVLANRHVNILGQYLKTNEHIGYVITDIDKEYEQEVIGELRKVEHTIKFRVLY